gggcatggatgttagctcagggccagtcttcctcagcaaaaaaaaagaggaggattggcagcagttagctcagggctaatcttcctcaaaaaaaaaaaaaaaaaaagcctttgggAAGGTTTCCGGCCAGGGGGACACCATCCCCAAGCGCCGTTCTTAGTGGTCGCTCGCAAGGTTGTCAGTGTATCCGAGGACAAGCAGAAAACCTCAGCTTCTGTGTCTTTCGAATCCTTCCTCGCtgacccctcccctccttcccctggtgCTGACTGAGTGGGTCCCTCCTTCAGGAGCCGCAGGGGGGCGGGAACACAGTCACCTAGCACAGTGAGGGCCCCAGCAAGGGCTCAGTGGCTCCAGGGACCTGGCCCGGCTTTTGAAGTCGAGTCCGTGCCCATGAGCAGGTCCGTGTACCCAGCCTGGGCCTCAGCCTGCTGGGGCGTCCTTGGGAAAGGGGACCCCCGACAGCCCTTTGCAAACCCTCTGTGCGGCTAGGGGACAGCTGGCTGAGTGACTGACAGAGTGCGGGGGCACGTGGTGGGTGCGCAGGCCctggaggggggaggaggggcgcGCGGTGAAATAAAGGGCTTCTGTCTGACGTCCCCTCACCGGCGCTGCCTCACTCGCTCCCCCAGGGGCCTGTGAGGCGTCTCTGGCCTGCTCCACCTGCCACGTGTACGTGAGTGAGGACCACTTGGACCTTCTGCCGCCCCCTGATGAGAGGTGAGCAAGCGCTGAGCTGCAGGCCTGGGCCTGTGCATTCTTGGGGTCCAGCGGTCCCCCCGGGCAGCAGCACAGGGCACCCCAGCTTTGCTGACCCCTCCCCCTGGCCTCCACCCGCCtgcccctgcctggccctgggctctcCCCATGACCCCTGCTAATCACTGTGCTCCGCGCCCCAGGGAGGACGACATGCTGGACATGGCGCCCCTGCTCCAGGAGAACTCCCGGCTGGGCTGCCAGATCGTGCTGACCCCCGAGCTGGAAGGGGCTGAATTCACTCTGCCCAAGATCACCAGGAACTTCTACGTGGATGGCCACGTCCCCAAGCCCCACTGACACGGGCAGCTGCCCCTTCTGGGACACCCATGGCGCCACGGCCAGGACTGGAGGAAAGGCCACGTTGCGAGCCCAGCCCAGAGCACGGACAGGCCTGagagagacgtcggaagcacccaGGAGGCCACAGAGATGTGTGTCCGGCTCTGGTGGGGACAGGGCCCCCGCTGGGGCCGCCTCCCCCAAGCTCCCGAGAATGGGGGTGTGGCGAGCGGTGGAATCCAATGGGAGTGTCAATAAAACTTCCTCACAGACCTCCAGCCAGCATCTTGAGTGTCCTTGGGGGGCAGACCCTGGGGTCTACACGTGCATCTTCCAGACCCCCAGCTGTCCCCTCCCACAGTGATGGGGCGGGCGGGGATGCTGAGGCAGGGGCCTGGGACCTCCTTGCTGGAGGAGAGGGCCACGAGCCTGAGGGCCACGTGGGGAGCAGCCGCCGAGGGGTCCGGGGGGTCCGGGCCGCCGGCGGCCGCCAGGGCTGTGCAGGCGGCTGCGCGGAGCCGGGGACGAGGCCGCCCCGGGGTGGCTCGGAGCGAGTGCTCGGCGTCGCCGGCTGGAGGCGCCCgaccccgcggccccgccccccgccgggGCTCCTCGCAGCCTCGGCCAGAGCGCCCCCAGCCGGCGGGCCCCCGACCCAGGTGGGGCTCGTCGGTGGGcctggcggggcggggccggcgggaggagggcaggagcgCCATGGAGGCCGAGCCGGCCCCCGACTTCTCGAGGATGCTGCGCGAGCTGCTGGCGCCGCCCTGTCTGGACCCCGAGccgcccccggcgccccccgCCAGGCAGGACCCGAGGCCCCCAGGCCGCCTCGGACCCAGCGGCAGGTGCGTTGAGGGGCCGCCCCTTCCCTCAGCCTGGCCCTGCGGTTGACCTCTGGTTCCAGGGGTCATCCCGGGGTCACAATGTTAGTTCCTGGTATTTACAGGGAAATTGGGGTCCCCAGGGTCGCTTGGGGTCTTGTAGGGGTCAGAGGCCAGGCGGTTTCCCTTGCCCCGTGCCTCGGAGGCCTGTGTGGGTGCCGCCCAGGGAAGGGGGTGACCACACTGCCCCTTGTCCCCAGGTCCTTCTGGCCTGCACGCGGGGACTCCGTCAGCGCCCTGCACTTCCTCCAAGAGACAgcggaggggctggcccagccccctcccgcggaccagcctgccctggggcccTGCTGGGAGCTCAAGGCCCTAGGGACTCTGGGACCCCCGAGTCCGCCCAGGGATGCCTGGAAGGTGCTGACCCCGATCAGTCCGCAATGCTGCAGCCTGGGGTCCCCGGGGGCTCCCCCGGCCCCTCCGGCCACACCAGAGAGGAGGCCCCGGAAGCAGCCGCACCCCCAGCGGGGGGCCGAGAAAGCGGACCCCCGGTTCCAGGGGGTGACCCTGACGTTTGAGATCAAGCCGGATTGCAGCCTGCACATCACACCCAGCTTCAGGTAGGGCTGGCGAGGCCCAGGGCCGCGTCTATGCAGTTCCTAATGACAGCGGGGCGGGCCCTGCGTTGGAAATGGCCCGTCTGGGAGCCTGACCTCGGCTGGGGCGTCCCGGCCCCTGGTGCTCTGCACCACTCACATCCCCGTCTGAGCCTGGGGCTCGTCTCTGTGAGCAGGGCCTGACCCCACTGAGGCACCTGTAACTTTTTCCAGTCACGATAATGGCTGCCGTTTGGCAGAAACAACATCAATAATAAGAGGTAACAAGTTGCACGTGACATCGATGGGCTCCTTGAAGCCCGGtgaagcccattttacagatgcagaaacaggcacagagggTGCGATCTCTTGTCCgggggtcacacagcaaggacgGGAGAATTGAACCTGGCTGGCTAGCCTGGGCTTCCTGCTTCTTcaaataataatcattattattattaatattattactaacGAGGGGCAAGGCCCTTCAGGCGGCAGCTGCCTCCTCGAGGGAATGCCTGATGCCTTGATAGTCAATCTGCATTTGGGGGGCTGTCTGGGCCGGGATGCAGGTCCCCCAGTGGTAACGCCGTGTCTCCCCCCAGCCCGGCCTGCAGCAGCCGTCACCAGCCTCCCCCGACAGGCCCGGCCCGGGGCCCTGAGGCCAGTTCAGGAGGCAGCGAGGCCCTGGGTGAGTCCTGGCCACACGGGAGCTATAAATATTCGGGGGCCAATTCCCTCCCCTCCTTGCCTTTCTCCCCatcctgctccctgccccctccactcAGGCTgagtcacccccacccccagcttcctcctctgccgagctttgccatctgtctcccttcctgcctttctctgcatctgagaTCCAGCAACACCCAGGGTGGGCCCGGAGCCCCGCCCAAGGGCTCCACCCCATGCAGGCCTCCTGAGCCGGGTCTGGGCCTCGGACCCATACCCTTTGACCTCTGTCCTTTCAGGGCCCCGACGCTGTGCTTCCTGCAGGACCCAGAGGACCCCTCTCTGGAGAGATGCCGAGGACGGGACCCCTCTCTGCAACGCCTGTGGCATCAGGTgcccagggcagaggagggggctggggtgggggccccAGAGCAGTCCACACTTGGCCAGCGTGGGGTATCGGGAAGGAAGAACCCCCCCAGCCCTTGGGGAAGGTGGTCCCCTTTTGGCAGTTTCTGGGCCCCCGCTGCATCCTGACTGTTTCTTGTCCCCCTTCTCCAGGTACAAGAAATATGGCACCCGGTGCGCCAGCTGCTGGCTGGTGCCCAGGAAAAATGTCC
The Equus caballus isolate H_3958 breed thoroughbred chromosome 7, TB-T2T, whole genome shotgun sequence genome window above contains:
- the ZGLP1 gene encoding GATA-type zinc finger protein 1 — encoded protein: MGRAGMLRQGPGTSLLEERATSLRATWGAAAEGSGGSGPPAAARAVQAAARSRGRGRPGVARSECSASPAGGARPRGPAPRRGSSQPRPERPQPAGPRPRWGSSVGLAGRGRREEGRSAMEAEPAPDFSRMLRELLAPPCLDPEPPPAPPARQDPRPPGRLGPSGRSFWPARGDSVSALHFLQETAEGLAQPPPADQPALGPCWELKALGTLGPPSPPRDAWKVLTPISPQCCSLGSPGAPPAPPATPERRPRKQPHPQRGAEKADPRFQGVTLTFEIKPDCSLHITPSFSPACSSRHQPPPTGPARGPEASSGGSEALGPRRCASCRTQRTPLWRDAEDGTPLCNACGIRYKKYGTRCASCWLVPRKNVQPKRLCGRCGVSLSPHPGPTQES